From Oryza sativa Japonica Group chromosome 4, ASM3414082v1, one genomic window encodes:
- the LOC4336037 gene encoding uncharacterized protein, with product MARPAPLLLLLAAVCLVAAASAGGADAAERKATTVGVYELRKGDFSIRVTNWGAVIMSVVLPDSRGKLDDVVLGYDTIAEYVNSSTYFGALVGRVANRIAKARFVLDGKAYHLYPNDGKNTLHGGHRGFSNVTWTVKEHVGGGDAPYITLYYHSFDGEQGFPGALDVYVTYQLSGPYVLSVHMNATAAGKATPVNLAQHSYWNLGGTGSGDILGNTVQLFASRYTPVDAELIPTGQVAPVTGTPYDLRAPTPVGARVHLVTGGLSKTGATIYGFDTNYAVDGGDDVDAHAHALRRVAVVRDGKSGRSLELWANQPGVQFYTGNFLTADVKGKGGKAYGQYGALCLETQGFPDAVNHPNFPSVIVRPGQVYKHEMVYKFSF from the exons ATGGCTAGACCAGCTccgctgctgcttcttctcGCGGCGGTGTGCCTagtggccgccgcctccgccggcggtgCCGATgcggcggagaggaaggcgacgaCGGTCGGCGTCTATGAGCTCAGGAAGGGAGATTTCTCCATCAGGGTCACCAATTGGGGAGCGGTCATCATGTCCGTCGTGCTTCCTGACTCCAGAG GGAAATTGGACGATGTTGTTCTTGGATATGACACCATTGCTGAATATGTT AATTCTTCTACTTACTTTGGAGCGCTCGTCGGACGGGTAGCCAACAGAATTGCCAAGGCGCGGTTCGTGCTCGATGGAAAAGCTTATCATCTGTATCCAAAtgatggcaaaaacacacttcacG GTGGTCACAGGGGTTTCAGCAATGTTACATGGACAGTGAAGGAGCATGTTGGTGGAGGTGACGCACCATACATCACACTGTACTACCATAGCTTTGACGGAGAACAAG GATTCCCAGGCGCCCTAGACGTGTACGTGACGTACCAGCTGTCCGGCCCGTACGTGCTGAGCGTGCACAtgaacgcgacggcggcgggcaagGCGACGCCGGTGAACCTGGCGCAGCACTCGTACTGGAACCTCGGTGGCACGGGCAGCGGCGACATCCTGGGTAACACGGTGCAGCTGTTCGCGTCGCGGTACACCCCCGTGGACGCCGAGCTCATCCCGACGGGCCAGGTCGCGCCCGTCACCGGCACGCCCTACGACCTCCGCGCGCCGACGCCCGTGGGCGCGCGCGTCCACCTGGTGACGGGCGGCCTCAGCAAGACGGGCGCCACCATCTACGGCTTCGACACCAACTACGCCGTGGACGGCGGTGACGACGTCGacgcgcacgcgcacgcgctGCGGCGGGTGGCCGTCGTCCGGGACGGCAAGTCCGGGCGGTCGCTGGAGCTGTGGGCGAACCAGCCCGGGGTGCAGTTCTACACCGGCAACTTCCTCACGGCCGACGTGAAGGGGAAGGGCGGGAAGGCGTACGGGCAGTACGGCGCGCTGTGCCTGGAGACGCAGGGGTTCCCCGACGCCGTGAACCACCCCAACTTCCCGTCGGTGATCGTGAGGCCCGGACAGGTGTACAAGCACGAGATGGTGTACAAGTTCTCGTTCTAG
- the LOC4336039 gene encoding uncharacterized protein — protein sequence MKGSDQSKRSHASTRAAQVSVRNQAGPVPPRTNSSEIAAGIRLYLHLYQETIENELHASLSSRPVSCPRRIALLTMAGARLSLAFLCFVVVVVASALAGGAGARKTVGEYVLRKGDFSVKITNWGATMMSVVLPDSKGNLADVVLGLDTIAEYVNDTNYFGPVTGRVGQRIARGRFVLDGKVYHTYINDGRNAIHGGHRGFSKVIWTVKEYVGGGDSPYITLYYRSFDGEQGFPGDLDAYVTYQLSSPYVLALRMNATALNKATPVNFLQHTYWNLGGQGRGDVLGHTLQLSASRYTPLDEELLPSSGVVAPVAGTPYDFRHPTPIGARIRQVMGGRIAGYDINYVIDGEGMRKVAAARDGASGRALELWANQPAMQLYTGNWLNNIKGKGGKVYQQYGGFCLETQGYVDAVNHPEFPSMTVRPGQVYRHDMAFKFSF from the exons ATGAAAGGATCAGATCAATCAAAAAGATCACACGCTAGCACGCGCGCAGCGCAGGTGTCTGTCCGTAACCAGGCTGGTCCGGTCCCGCCTCGAACAAACTCGTCCGAGATCGCGGCCGGTATCCGCCTATATCTACATCTATATCAGGAGACCATCGAGAATGAGTTGCATGCATCCCTCTCCTCTCGTCCTGTGAGTTGCCCAAGACGAATCGCTTTGCTCACAATGGCTGGAGCTCGGTTGTCTCTCGCGTTCCTGTgctttgtggtggtggtggtggcctccgcgctcgccggcggcgccggtgcgAGGAAGACGGTCGGCGAGTACGTGCTCAGGAAGGGGGACTTCTCCGTGAAGATCACCAACTGGGGAGCAACCATGATGTCGGTCGTCCTCCCTGATTCCAAAG GGAATTTGGCTGATGTTGTGCTTGGCCTAGACACCATTGCTGAGTACGTG AACGACACTAATTACTTCGGGCCGGTTACCGGACGGGTCGGGCAGAGGATAGCCAGGGGGCGGTTCGTTCTCGACGGGAAGGTGTATCACACGTACATCAACGACGGCAGGAACGCGATTCACG GTGGACACAGAGGGTTCAGCAAAGTCATATGGACGGTGAAGGAgtacgtcggcggcggcgactcgccGTACATCACCTTGTACTACCGCAGCTTcgacggagagcaag GTTTCCCCGGGGACCTGGACGCGTACGTGACGTACCAGCTGTCGAGCCCGTACGTGCTGGCGCTGCGCATGAACGCGACGGCGCTGAACAAGGCGACGCCGGTGAACTTCCTGCAGCACACGTACTGGAACCTCGGCGGGCAGGGCCGCGGCGACGTGCTGGGGCACACGCTGCAGCTGTCGGCGTCGCGGTACACCCCGCTGGACGAGGAGCTCCTCCCGTCGTCGGGCGTCGTCGCGCCCGTCGCCGGCACGCCCTACGACTTCCGGCACCCCACCCCGATCGGCGCGCGCATCCGGCAGGTGATGGGCGGGCGCATCGCCGGGTACGACATCAACTACGTGATCGACGGCGAGGGCATGCGGAAGGTGGCCGCGGCGCGGGACGGCGCGTCGGGCCGCGCGCTGGAGCTGTGGGCGAACCAGCCGGCCATGCAGCTGTACACCGGCAACTGGCTGAACAACATCAAGGGCAAGGGCGGCAAGGTGTACCAGCAGTACGGCGGGTTCTGCCTGGAGACGCAGGGGTACGTGGACGCCGTGAACCACCCGGAGTTCCCCTCCATGACGGTCAGGCCCGGCCAGGTGTACAGGCACGACATGGCCTTCAAGTTCTCCTTCTAG
- the LOC4336040 gene encoding uncharacterized protein, translating to MDSIQRQDSFDDLINLADDVVVEAPTLSSEEMDRARREALEILRNNSPEEAFRIFTQGLIGQVVQSPVVGNATTPPTTNQAVTVSVPPKAGDGEPKTAPRPPNN from the exons ATGGATTCAATCCAGAGGCAGGACTCCTTTGATGACTTGATTAACCTCGCCGACGATGTGGTTGTGGAGGCGCCTACTCTCTCCAGCGAGGAGATGGACCGTGCAAGG AGGGAGGCTCTGGAGATACTGAGAAACAACTCCCCTGAAGAGGCTTTCAGGATTTTCACCCAG GGTTTAATAGGGCAGGTGGTTCAGAGCCCTGTGGTGGGCAATGCTACTACTCCTCCTACTACCAATCAGGCCGTGACCGTGAGCGTCCCTCCcaaggccggcgacggcgagcccaAGACCGCACCCCGTCCTCCGAACAACTGA
- the LOC4336041 gene encoding pectinesterase/pectinesterase inhibitor → MAQKFLLGGVGAILVVAVVVGVVATVTRSGNKAGDNFTVPGEANLATSGKSVESLCAPTLYKESCEKTLTTATSGTENPKEVFSTVAKSALESIKSAVEKSKAIGEAKTSDSMTESAREDCKALLEDSVDDLRGMVEMAGGDVKVLFSRSDDLEHWLTGVMTFMDTCADGFADEKLKADMHSVLRNASELSSNALAITNTLGAIFKKLDLDMFKGENPIHRSLIAEQETVGGFPSWMKAPDRKLLASGDRNRPQPNAVVAQDGSGQFKTIQEAVNSMPKGHQGRYVIYVKAGLYDEIVMVPKDKVNIFMYGDGPKRSRVTGRKSFADGITTMKTATFSVEAAGFICKNMGFHNTAGAERHQAVALRINGDLGAFYNCRFDAFQDTLYVHARRQFFRNCVISGTIDFIFGNSAAVFQNCLIITRRPMDNQQNSVTAHGRTDPNMKSGLVIQNCRLVPDQKLFPDRFKIPSYLGRPWKEYSRLVIMESTIADFIKPEGYMPWNGEFALNTLYYAEFNNRGPGAGTSKRVNWKGFRVIGQKEAEQFTAGPFVDGGTWLKFTGTPHFLGFKV, encoded by the coding sequence ATGGCGCAGAAGTTTCTCCTCGGGGGCGTGGGCGCGATCCTCGtcgtcgcggtcgtcgtcggcgtggtCGCCACCGTCACCCGCTCCGGCAACAAGGCCGGGGACAACTTCACCGTCCCGGGGGAGGCCAACCTCGCCACCTCCGGCAAGTCCGTCGAGTCCCTGTGCGCGCCCACGCTGTACAAGGAGTCGTGCGAGAAGACGCTCACCACGGCCACCAGTGGCACCGAGAACCCCAAGGAGGTGTTCTCTACCGTCGCCAAGTCGGCGCTCGAGTCGATCAAGTCGGCGGTGGAGAAGTCGAAGGCGATCGGCGAAGCCAAGACGAGCGACAGCATGACGGAGAGCGCGCGCGAGGACTGCAAGGCCCTCCTGGAGGACTCCGTGGACGACCTCAGGGGCATGGtcgagatggccggcggcgacgtcaaGGTGCTGTTCAGCCGCTCCGACGACCTCGAGCACTGGCTCACCGGCGTCATGACATTCATGGACACCTGCGCCGACGGGTTCGCCGACGAGAAGCTCAAGGCCGACATGCACAGTGTGCTGCGCAACGCCAGCGAGCTCAGCAGCAACGCGCTCGCCATCACCAACACCCTCGGCGCCATCTTCAAGAAGCTCGACCTCGACATGTTCAAGGGTGAGAATCCCATTCACCGGAGCCTCATCGCGGAGCAGGAAACGGTGGGCGGCTTCCCGTCGTGGATGAAGGCGCCCGACAGGAAGCTGCTCGCCTCCGGCGACCGCAACCGGCCGCAGCCCAACGCGGTGGTGGCCCAGGACGGCAGCGGCCAGTTCAAGACCATCCAGGAGGCCGTGAACAGCATGCCCAAGGGCCACCAGGGCCGGTACGTCATCTACGTGAAGGCCGGCCTGTACGACGAGATCGTCATGGTCCCCAAGGACAAGGTGAACATCTTCATGTACGGCGACGGGCCCAAGCGCAGCCGCGTCACCGGCCGCAAGAGCTTCGCCGACGGCATCACCACCATGAAGACCGCCACCTTCTCCGTCGAGGCGGCCGGGTTCATCTGCAAGAACATGGGGTTCCACAACACCGCCGGCGCGGAGCGGCACCAGGCGGTGGCGCTGCGCATCAACGGCGACCTCGGGGCCTTCTACAACTGCCGGTTCGACGCGTTCCAGGACACCCTGTACGTGCACGCCCGGCGCCAGTTCTTCCGCAACTGCGTCATCTCCGGCACCATCGACTTCATCTTCGGCAactccgccgccgtcttccagAACTGCCTCATCATCACCCGCCGCCCCATGGACAACCAGCAGAACTCGGTGACGGCGCACGGCCGCACCGACCCCAACATGAAGTCCGGCCTCGTCATCCAGAACTGCCGCCTCGTGCCCGACCAGAAGCTCTTCCCGGACAGGTTCAAGATCCCCTCCTACCTCGGCCGCCCATGGAAGGAGTACTCCCGCCTCGTCATCATGGAGAGCACCATCGCCGACTTCATCAAGCCGGAGGGCTACATGCCATGGAACGGCGAATTCGCGCTCAACACGCTCTACTACGCCGAGTTCAACAACCGCGGCCCCGGCGCCGGCACCAGCAAGCGCGTCAACTGGAAGGGGTTCCGCGTCATCGGCCAGAAGGAGGCCGAGCAGTTCACCGCCGGGCCGTTCGTCGACGGCGGGACCTGGCTCAAGTTCACCGGCACGCCGCACTTCCTCGGCTTCAAGGTCTAA
- the LOC4336042 gene encoding ABC transporter B family member 19, with protein sequence MADESGSCGGGGGGGGGCEAVKKRVDQSVAFHELFGFADPLDWLLMAAGSAGAVVHGAAMPVFFLLFGELINGFGKNQHSLRRMTDEVSKYSLYFVYLGLVVCASSYLEIACWMYTGERQVGALRRRYLEAVLRQDVGFFDTDARTGDVVFSVSTDTLLVQDAIGEKVGNFIHYLSTFLAGLVVGFVSAWRLALLSIAVIPGIAFAGGLYAYTLTGLTSKSRDSYANAGIIAEQAIAQVRTVYSYVGESKALNSYSEAIQNTLKLGYKAGMAKGLGIGCTYGIACMSWALVFWYAGVFIRNGQTDGGKAFTAIFSAIVGGLSLGQSFSNLGAFSKGKIAGYKLLEVIRQRPTIVQDPADGRCLDEVHGNIEFKEVAFSYPSRPDVMIFRDFSLFFPAGKTAAVVGGSGSGKSTVVALIERFYDPNQGQVLLDNVDIKTLQLKWLRDQIGLVNQEPALFATTILENILYGKPDATMAEVEAAATSANAHSFIALLPNGYNTQVGERGLQLSGGQKQRIAIARAMLKNPKILLLDEATSALDAGSENIVQEALDRLMVGRTTVVVAHRLSTIRCVDMIAVIQQGQVVETGTHDELLAKGSSGAYAALIRFQEMARNRDFRGPSTRKSRSSRLSNSLSTRSLSLRSGSLRNLSYSYSTGADGRIEMVSNADNDRKYPAPKGYFFKLLKLNAPEWPYTILGAIGSILSGFIGPTFAIVMSNMIEVFYFRDPNAMERKTREYVFIYIGTGLYAVVAYLVQHYFFSIMGENLTTRVRRMMLAAILRNDVGWFDQEENNSSLVAARLSTDAADVKSAIAERISVILQNMTSLLVSFVVGFIIEWRVAVLILVTFPLLVLANFAQQLSMKGFAGDTAKAHAKTSMIAGEGVSNIRTVAAFNAQDKVLSLFCTELRVPQMHSLRRSQISGALFGLSQLSLYASEALILWYGAHLVRHHVSTFSKVIKVFVVLVITANTVAETVSLAPEIVRGGESIRSVFAILNYRTRIDPDEPETEPVESVRGDIDFRHVDFAYPSRPDVMVFKDFSLRIRAGQSQALVGASGSGKSTVIALIERFYDPLAGKVMIDGKDIRRLNVRSLRLKIGLVQQEPVLFATSIFENIAYGKDGATEEEVIEAAKVANMHGFVSALPEGYKTPVGERGVQLSGGQKQRIAIARAVLKDPAVLLLDEATSALDAESECVLQEALERIMKGRTAVLVAHRLSTIRGVDSIAVVQDGRVVEQGSHGELVSRPDGAYSRLLQLQLHHG encoded by the exons atggcggatgAGTCagggagctgcggcggcggcggcggtggcggagggggaTGCGAGGCGGTGAAGAAGAGGGTGGACCAGAGCGTGGCGTTCCATGAGCTGTTCGGGTTCGCGGACCCGCTCGACTGGCTGCTCATGGCGGCCGGGAGCGCCGGGGCGGTGGTGCACGGCGCCGCCATGCcggtgttcttcctcctcttcggcGAGCTCATCAATGGCTTCGGCAAGAACCAGCACAGCCTCCGCCGGATGACCGACGAGGTGTCCAAG TACTCGCTCTACTTCGTCTACCTGGGCCTCGTGGTGTGCGCCTCGTCTTACCTTG AGATCGCTTGCTGGATGTACACCGGGGAGCGCCAGGTGGGCGCGCTGCGGCGGCGATACCTGGAGGCCGTGCTGCGGCAGGACGTGGGGTTCTTCGACACCGACGCGCGCACCGGCGACGTCGTCTTCAGCGTCTCCACGGACACCCTCCTTGTCCAGGACGCCATCGGCGAGAAG GTCGGCAACTTCATCCACTACCTATCGACGTTCCTGGCGGGTCTCGTCGTCGGGTTCGTCTCCGCCTGGCGGCTCGCGCTGCTCAGCATCGCCGTCATCCCGGGCATCGCCTTCGCCGGCGGGCTGTACGCCTACACGCTCACCGGCCTCACGTCCAAGAGCCGGGACTCCTACGCCAACGCCGGAATCATAGCCGAGCAG GCGATTGCCCAAGTCAGGACAGTGTATTCCTATGTGGGGGAGTCCAAGGCCCTCAACTCGTACTCGGAGGCGATTCAGAACACATTGAAGCTGGGGTACAAAGCAGGGATGGCCAAGGGTCTTGGCATTGGCTGCACTTACGGTATCGCCTGCATGTCCTGGGCGCTGGTGTTCTGGTACGCAGGAGTGTTCATCCGGAATGGCCAGACCGATGGTGGAAAGGCATTCACCGCGATTTTCTCTGCAATTGTCGGCGGCCT GAGTTTGGGACAATCGTTCTCGAATCTAGGCGCTTTCAGTAAAGGAAAGATTGCCGGATACAAGCTGTTGGAGGTGATAAGGCAGAGGCCGACAATTGTTCAGGACCCAGCAGATGGAAGGTGCCTGGATGAAGTCCATGGCAACATAGAGTTTAAGGAAGTGGCCTTTAGTTATCCGTCCCGTCCGGATGTCATGATATTCCGTGACTTTTCCCTCTTCTTTCCTGCCGGTAAAACTGCAGCTGTTGTTGGAGGTAGTGGGTCTGGAAAGAGTACAGTTGTGGCTCTGATTGAAAGATTTTACGATCCTAATCAGG GTCAAGTTTTGCTGGACAATGTGGACATCAAGACACTACAATTGAAGTGGCTGAGAGATCAGATTGGTTTGGTGAATCAAGAACCTGCACTCTTTGCTACCACCATTCTTGAAAATATTCTTTACGGCAAGCCTGATGCCACAATGGCTGAGGTTGAGGCTGCGGCTACATCTGCCAATGCCCATAGCTTCATTGCTCTTCTTCCTAATGGCTATAACACTCAG GTCGGGGAGAGAGGACTTCAACTCTCTGGCGGTCAGAAGCAACGTATTGCCATTGCTCGTGCAATGCTAAAGAACCCGAAGATCCTTCTCTTAGATGAGGCGACTAGTGCACTTGATGCTGGTTCGGAGAATATTGTTCAAGAAGCCCTTGACCGCCTGATGGTCGGTAGGACAACTGTCGTGGTCGCGCATAGGCTGTCAACTATACGGTGCGTTGACATGATTGCTGTGATCCAGCAAGGGCAGGTTGTTGAGACCGGTACCCATGACGAGCTCCTTGCGAAAGGAAGCTCAGGAGCTTATGCTGCTCTCATTAGATTCCAGGAGATGGCCAGAAACCGTGACTTCCGTGGCCCATCCACCCGCAAGTCCCGGTCATCCCGCTTGAGCAATTCGCTGTCCACTCGGTCATTGAGCCTTAGGTCGGGGAGCTTGAGGAACTTGAGCTACTCATACAGCACTGGTGCAGATGGCCGTATTGAAATGGTTTCCAATGCCGACAATGACCGGAAGTACCCAGCACCTAAGGGTTATTTTTTCAAACTCCTTAAGCTAAATGCACCCGAGTGGCCCTATACCATACTGGGAGCCATCGGGTCCATCCTATCTGGCTTCATCGGCCCTACATTTGCTATTGTGATGAGCAACATGATTGAAGTGTTCTATTTCCGGGACCCGAATGCAATGGAGAGGAAGACTAGGGAGTATGTGTTTATCTACATTGGAACTGGGTTATATGCGGTTGTCGCGTACCTCGTTCAACATTACTTCTTCAGCATCATGGGCGAAAATCTGACCACCAGGGTGCGGAGGATGATGCTTGCTG CTATCTTGAGGAATGATGTGGGGTGGTTTGATCAAGAGGAGAACAATTCAAGCCTCGTGGCGGCACGCCTTTCCACAGACGCAGCCGATGTGAAGTCGGCCATAGCGGAACGGATATCAGTCATCCTGCAGAACATGACCTCACTTCTCGTGTCCTTCGTTGTGGGCTTCATCATCGAATGGCGGGTGGCCGTCCTCATTCTTGTCACCTTCCCTCTCCTTGTCCTTGCCAACTTTGCCCAG CAACTGTCCATGAAGGGCTTCGCCGGCGACACGGCCAAGGCGCACGCCAAGACGAGCATGATCGCCGGGGAGGGCGTCAGCAACATCCGCACCGTGGCTGCGTTCAACGCGCAGGACAAGGTCCTGTCCCTCTTCTGCACCGAGCTGCGCGTCCCGCAGATGCACAGCCTCCGCCGGAGCCAGATCTCCGGCGCGCTCTTCGGCCTGTCGCAGCTGTCGCTGTACGCCTCCGAGGCGCTCATCCTCTGGTACGGCGCGCACCTCGTCCGACACCACGTGTCCACCTTCTCCAAGGTCATCAAGGTCTTCGTCGTGCTCGTCATCACGGCGAACACCGTCGCCGAGACCGTCAGCCTCGCTCCGGAGATCGTGCGTGGCGGCGAGTCCATCCGGTCCGTCTTTGCCATCCTCAACTACAGGACGCGCATTGACCCGGATGAACCGGAAACCGAGCCCGTCGAGTCCGTCCGTGGCGACATCGACTTCCGGCACGTCGACTTCGCCTACCCGTCGCGCCCTGACGTCATGGTCTTCAAGGATTTCAGCCTCAGGATCCGAGCTGGGCAGAGTCAGGCGCTCGTTGGAGCGAGCGGGTCAGGGAAGAGCACCGTCATCGCTCTCATCGAGCGTTTCTACGACCCTCTCGCCGGGAAGGTCATGATCGACGGCAAGGACATCCGGCGGCTGAACGTGAGGTCGCTGCGTCTCAAGATCGGCCTGGTGCAGCAGGAGCCCGTGCTGTTCGCCACCAGCATCTTTGAGAACATCGCCTACGGCAAGGACGgcgcgacggaggaggaggtgatcgaGGCCGCCAAGGTGGCCAACATGCACGGCTTCGTCAGCGCGCTCCCGGAGGGCTACAAGACCCCCGTCGGCGAGCGCGGGGTGCAGCTCTCGGGCGGGCAGAAGCAGCGGATCGCCATCGCGCGCGCCGTGCTCAAGGACCCCGCCGTGCTCCTCCTCGACGAGGCGACGAGCGCGCTGGACGCGGAGTCCGAGTGCGTGCTGCAGGAGGCGCTCGAGCGGATCATGAAGGGCCGGACCGCGGTGCTGGTGGCGCACCGGCTGTCGACCATCCGCGGCGTCGACTCGATCGCCGTGGTGCAGGACGGGCGCGTCGTCGAGCAGGGCAGCCACGGCGAGCTCGTGTCGCGGCCCGACGGCGCCTACTCgcggctgctgcagctgcagctacaCCACGGCTGA